One genomic window of Trichomycterus rosablanca isolate fTriRos1 chromosome 1, fTriRos1.hap1, whole genome shotgun sequence includes the following:
- the LOC134317240 gene encoding interferon-gamma-inducible GTPase 10-like, translating to MSQDSDITAILEASGESTLERGYEKAQEKQDQLNNISLDVAVTGESGAGKSTFINAIRGLSDDDEGAAATGVTETTTEPTPYQHPTMPNVTFWDLPGVGTTKFKVKKYLKKMQFARYDFFIIISSGTLGKNDVLLAKKIKKKKKLFYFVRSKIDVDVAQEEKKQGFNREETLAKIRNDCLAHLKDFKNPKVFLISSYDVSAFDFEELEGTLMLDLPEHKRYALMKSVPVTSVAILKRKVRKFKIAAWVAAASSGAVAAALIPDLSLACDVGILVTFFTSCYFSFGLDDESIESLSKRVNKPHLTSLKKSSLVEELVSKSYTRLTDDSPERDLRNLEPGVVNAIAAGYSFNSTYKVLKSGLKELEEEALMILREAGLE from the coding sequence ATGAGTCAAGATTCTGACATAACTGCAATATTAGAGGCTTCAGGAGAGTCCACTTTGGAAAGAGGATATGAAAAAGCACAAGAGAAACAGGACCAGTTGAATAACATCTCACTGGACGTTGCTGTAACTGGAGAATCAGGAGCAGGAAAGTCGACTTTCATTAATGCAATCAGAGGActgagtgatgatgatgaaggtgcaGCTGCAACTGGAGTTACTGAAACCACCACTGAACCAACCCCTTACCAACATCCAACAATGCCTAATGTGACTTTCTGGGACCTTCCAGGAGTTGGAACCACAAAATTTAAGGTTAAAAAATATCTTAAGAAGATGCAGTTTGCCAGGTATGatttcttcatcatcatctcatcaGGGACACTTGGAAAGAACGATGTCCTGCTGGCCAAAAAGatcaaaaagaagaaaaagctgTTTTACTTTGTCAGATCAAAGATAGACGTTGACGTCGCACAAGAAGAGAAGAAACAAGGCTTCAACAGAGAAGAAACTCTGGCAAAAATTAGGAACGACTGCCTGGCACATTTGAAGGACTTTAAAAATCCTAAAGTTTTTCTCATTTCCTCCTATGATGTTTCTGCATTTGATTTTGAGGAGCTTGAGGGCACACTGATGTTAGATCTTCCAGAGCATAAACGATACGCTCTAATGAAGTCAGTACCAGTCACTTCTGTGGCTATACTGAAAAGGAAAGTCAGAAAGTTTAAGATAGCAGCCTGGGTTGCAGCCGCTTCCTCTGGTGCAGTTGCAGCAGCTCTAATACCTGATCTATCATTAGCATGTGATGTTGGCATTCTAGTGACTTTCTTTACTAGTTGCTACTTCTCGTTTGGCCTTGATGATGAATCAATTGAAAGTCTCTCAAAACGAGTCAACAAGCCACATTTAACATCTTTGAAAAAATCTTCACTTGTAGAGGAACTGGTGTCAAAATCATACACAAGATTAACTGATGATTCACCTGAGAGGGATCTGCGCAATTTGGAACCTGGTGTAGTAAATGCTATAGCAGCAGGATATTCTTTTAATAGTACATATAAGGTCCTGAAGAGTGGACTGAAAGAGCTTGAAGAGGAAGCGCTGATGATATTGAGGGAGgcggggttagagtaa